TAGTTCCTGGCTGGTATCTCCTTCCTGCCTCTTAGAGCTCCTAGAACTTGCACATGGCTGGACTCTGGGAGGGTGGTGGGAAACCTTAAATCTACCCTGAGTGTTCTCAGCCAGTTTGATGGCTTTAGATGCCCTCTGTATACTGATGGATCCCAAATGTGTTTTTTCGGCCCTGTCCTCTCTCTTAAATTCCAGACCATATAGTCTACTTCTTCCTCAGTGCCTTCACCAAGTTGTCCCATAGGCATCTCAAGTTCAACATGTCCAAATGAAACCacagtttcttcctcttcccactGCCCCATCTCAGTCTTCTTTCTGCTAGAGACACAGGTTGCCTTTCAATGCTTTCGGTCTCTCACGCCACCTGTCTTATCCTTCAAGAAATTCTTTTGACTTCACCTTCAGTTTATCTCCCTGGGCCAACCACTTTTCACCAAGTTTTTCTGCCATCTTGTCCCTGGTCTCTGTCACCCATACTACTTGCGATGGCCTGTTTAAAAACCCTATTTCCACTCTTTGCTTCTACAGTGTTCTCCACATAAATCAGATCAGACCAAGTCTTCCACCTGTAATGACCTCCTACCTCACTCAGAGTAAAGCCTGAAGTCCTTACAGTAGCTTCAAAGATGTAGAATGGCCTGGCCCATGATATCCCCCATTTTCTCTCTTGTTCACTGCCccagaggtctccacttgccttTCTGAAGCACTTCAATCACtctcccacctcagggccttaaCAATTGCTGTTCTCACTTCCAAGGATACTCTTCCTTTACTATTCCCTTCATTTCTTCTATCAGAAGAAATATCATTTCTTCCAGGTGAAGccttcctgttttttgtttgtttgtttgtttgttttttgtgttgctggggattgaacccagggccttgtgcatgggaggcaagcactctaccactgagctatatctccagcccctcaaCTGCTCTTATGAAATGTATTGTTCTTATGTAACATATTGACAGCAGTTTTTAAGGctttaatgaaaagaggaaacaggCAAACAGAGATCCATCTCCTCTGAGAAGGAGCTCAATGGAGGGAAGTGATGTGTCAGCTGATCCCCTCCCACCAGCAGCACTGGAGTTCTCTCCGCCACGTCTCCTATGTGGTGATTCCAGACCCTGGTTGTTATCCACCGTGAAGTTCCCTGTGGGTAGCCCATGCAGGCACAGCCCGTCAAGATCCTCCGCAACCCCTGCACATACACTTGCCTCTTTCTGGCTTGCACAAGGTTTATGGAATCTTGTGTCTCTTACTCCTTAAGTCAGTGGAGAGTTCCACTGGGCCTTCCACACAGATCAGGCAACACAATGTAAATCATGTTAGGAGGGTAAAATCTGCAGCAGTGGTGATGATTTCATGAAGATCACCTGGGGAGTAGACGTTGCCCTGTTCCCCAGATCCTTTTCTGTGGGGCAGCAAAGCAAGTATGGTTTTGGAACCCACACCACAGGAGTGGAGTGAGGGATTCTGGTGGCTTGGTGGCAGAGTTGCCCCTCACTCCTGCTCAGGCCGAGAACACAAAGAGATCTCTCTGCTGATGTCCTGAGAACTCTCTCAAGCATGTGGATTCTGCTCAGCGTGGCTGTGTCTGTGCCGCAGGGAGTGGGTGGAGGACACGCAGCTATGGATCCAGCAGGTGTCCAGCACCCCCAGCACCAGGATGGACGTGGTGCACCTCCAGGAGCAGCTGGACCTGAAGCTGCAGCAGCGGCAAGCCAGGGAGACGGGCATCTGCCCTGTCCGCAGGGAGCTCTACTCACAGTGTTTTGGTGAGTGGGCGAGGTGGGGGTGGGTACCACACAAcccccacctccttccttcccttcagcaCAGATCTGGCTCTGAGCACCTCTGAGCTGAAGCCCATCCCATGTTGAAATCACCTCTTTCCACCCTTCTTGACCCACCCAATAACTGCCAAGTGGAACTCCTTCCCCCTCCCAACCACCTGTCCCAACAGGCCCCCACCTGCCAGTCACTGTACTCTGATGATCTGGTTTCTTCATCTCTCACACATTTGGAGTCAAATAAGAGCTTCCATTTTAAATCTTGGCCTTTTCAAAGATAGTCACAATAagcacatttttttgttgttgttgttgttttgttttgttttttgttataatGCTGGAGGTCAAATCCAGATCCTCATGCTTGCTATGCAAGTGCTGTTCCACTgagctaattatttttttaaagagaagagagagagagagagagagagagagagagagagagagagagagagagaattttttattatttattttttagttttcggcggacacatgtgtttgtatgtggtgctgaggaccaaacccgggccgcacgcatgccaggccagcgccctaccgcttgagccacatctccagccctgagctaattttttaatcagaaaaattaatGTTTGGTATTTATATCCATCAGCATTCAGTACTCAGTCCAGAAAAATGTTGCAAAACTAATTTGTTGTCCATCAGTAGACACAAGAGATTTAAAATCTGCCACCCTGAGGTGTCCAGTGGCTGGATTCTAATCTGCACACTGCCTCTAAACTCTTGAGCAGCTCCTCTCAGTCTTACTATGATTGTGGTTGACCCTCCAGCTTTATAAAGGagattttatatgtttataaagGAGattatgtgggctggggttgtggctcagtggcagaccacttgcctagcacatgtgaggcactgggtttgtttctcagcaccacataaaaataaagagctaaaaataagggctggggttgtggctcagcggtagagtgttgtctagcacatacaaggccctgggttcgatcctcagcaccacataaaaataaataaaaataaaggtattatgttcaactacttctaaaaaataaacattaaaaatataaaagttattaaaaaaaggtGATTATGTGTGCTCTAAGACCCTGCTGTTCTCAGCCACAGATCAGTCCAGCCAAAGGGGCTGCTTTAAAATGGCCACCATCTTCTCACCGAAAAAGTCAGATTTCTGCATTAGTTCCCAGTTTCTAGCTAAGGGGGACCCACTATCACAAACAAACCTGGGGTTCCTAGTCTCCCTGTGCTTTGGCCAACCCCTTCTTGCTGGCTGGGTGCTGTTCCTTGTGCTAAATGGAACGGGGTGGCTGCATGGCAGACTCTTGGGCCAGTGAAGGTGCCCTCCATTAGGGCCTTCCCTGAGACCTCAGCTCCAAGAGAGAACACATCCTAGGGCCCTTCCAAGAAGAAGGTGGCTTGCCATGGGCAAGGTGCATGTCCCCTTGCCCCTGCCTTTCTGATCTTGCGTATGTGCATATTGGAAGATGAGCTGATCCGGGAGGTGACCATCAACTGTGCAGAGAGGGGGCTGCTGCTACTGCGAGTCCGGGACGAGATTCGCATGACCATCGCTGCCTACCAGACCTTGTACGAGAGCAGCGTGGCGTTTGGCATGAGGAAGGCGCTGCAGGCTGAGCAGGGGAAGTCAGACATGGAGAAGAAAGTGAGTAGGGTTTACCATGCCCCCTGGCCCTCAGGCTCTTCTGTTGATACCAGGGCCACTCTGTTGTCATTGCCGCGCTGCATCCTGGCTGCTAGGGTGCCCTCCTCACATTCATGACTCTGGGCCTTGCTTGGGTGTAACAGCCAGCCACATACATAGTCTTGGCTTGCTGGTCTCCCTGATGATGCTCCGTGCCAATCACTGACCTCCCACTTGGTGGCAGTATATACCCTGGCAATGTCAGGTTGGACAGCTGTGGTGTCCCAAGTCCTCACCACCCAGGCTCTCACACCACCCATCCATGGGCAACATCCCAGGATGACTGAGTATTGTGCCCTCAGATTGCAGAACTGGAAACGGAAAAGAGAGACTTGGAGAGGCAAGTGAACGAGCAAAAGGCAAAATGCGAGGCCACTGAGAAGCGGGAGACCGAGCGGCGACAGGTGGAGGAGAAGAAGCACAATGAGGAGATTCAGTTCCTGAAGCGGACAAATCAGCAGCTGAAGGTGATGGAGGCCCAGGTCACGGTGCTCCCACAGCACTGGTCCCCAGCCTCATGGGCTGGACAGTCCCCGTGGCCTTTACGTGTTGGTCCATACACACTTCCATGGGGTAAAGGAAGCTGACATTGGGGTGGGGCAGGCCCATGACGAGGGTCCTCCATCCCTCTGGCTCTGGATGGGCTCCATTCTCAACTCTGACCCCATGACACATCAGCCTGATTCTCTAGAAGACTTTTTGCCCTGGGAAAAGTCACCTAACCCCAGAGAGGAGGATAGGGTGGAAAGTAGAGGTGCCCTCCCCTCAAAGCTGGAGTTCTCCTTCATGGGCTGACTGTCCTCCTGGCATCTACTGGGGTTCCATGTCTGGGGCAGAAGCAGAGAAGGCCAGGTTAGTGGATGCACAGAGAAGGAAAGCCCCCTGGGAGGAAGAGCCACTTCAAGTTGAGGACCTTCCCAGGCACGATGGCGCACACCTGAAATCctcagcctgggaggctgaggcaggaggatcacaagttcaaagccagcctcagcaacagcaaggcactaaacaactcagtgaaaccctgtctctaaataaaatacaaaatagggctggggatgtggctcaggggtcgagtgcccctcagttcagtccatggtaccaaaaaaaaaaaaaaaaaaagctgaggacCTCCCCAGGCATTCGGTCTCAAGCACCCCCCTGTAGATGGTCTTCCTTACTTAGGGTCCAAGAACTGGTGACATGCTCCCATCTATATAAGGTGCTGGGAGCCATGCTGGTGGGAAAGGTTGGTCCAACAGAAGGCTAGTCACTGGCCTCTGCAACCTTATGCTCCCTGACTGAGCCAAAGATTTTCAGAGGTTTGACCCCAGACTAGCATCATCCTCATCGGGGGCAGCTTATGGAAATAAATGTTTGGGCACTCCCTGCATCTGCTGAACCAGAAAACTTCAACAAGGCCTCCTGAAGTCCTGGTGTCCGCTGAGGCCCTAGGCACTCTCTTAGATGCATAGCCTATTGACATTGAGCCACTTCTCCCACAACCCTGGCCGCCTCCTCCCTAATCGCAAGGAGAGCTTACATTCTTGAGATCAGCAGGTGTGTTGGCTCCACAAACCAAAAAGGCCAGCTATTTGTGATAAAGAAGCCTTTGTATTAACCACCATCAGAAAAGATTCTTGTAACCAAAGAGTTAAAGAAAAGCAAGAATtctttattccattattattattattattattattttgcaccagggattgaacccaaaggcatttaaccactgagctacatccctagcccatttttgtattttagagacaggttctccctgagttgcctagggcctcactaagttgctgaggctggctttgaactcctaatcctcctgcttagcttcctgagccactgggattacaggtgtgcaccactgcacccttgGTAAAGCTGGAAAATTTCACAGCAATGTGATCACTTACCTAGCTACCCCTGAAAGCTGCTTCCCTATCTGCCATCTTCCTTTATCCGCCATATTCCTTTGTTGTAAGTCCTAGTTACACGGTTTTCCGAAGCTGAATACCTTAGCATCTTTTTAACATTCAAGAGCAACCTTGTAATCCTCAGGGTGAAGGATTCTTTAGAAGTGAGTTTCTTTTATTGGCTCAAAGCTGCACTGCAAATAAAGCAGTGTTTGCAGTCCCCAGGATAGACCTACTTAAAGATCTGTTCACATACCATGATAGTAAATTATTGTACCAGCTACCAGAGAAGCCGGGTAAATAACTCCCAAGTGTCTTAAGCTTTACCTACAAGATGGACAGCTCCCTACTCACTGGTAGCAATTTTCTCTAATTGGGTGTCAAGTTGTCTTAGTGGCTGATAATTTGCTGCTTCCCAAACCTCTGGTCCCAGCAGAGATCCCAGGATCCTAAACCAAAGAGCAGACACATTCaggcctgaaatctgagcaatgAAAAACCACTATTTCAACAACTTTTATTCAATttccttttcaatgctttatatTATACACTGAGCTATTACTGTATGGAAACCAGGACAGTTCTGGTTTCTCCTGGTGTAACAAGACTACGCCAAGCCAGAAACCAGCTAATCCCGAAAATATGGAGTGAGAATGAAGGGGGGAGAAAAGAACACTTGGAGTGGCAGCATTTGGATTATTCTTCCCAAAGACTTTATCACCTCTCAGCTATTTGTGTTAGGCTGCAAGCTTCAAGCATtaatggtttgttttgtttttcaggccCAACTGGAAGGCATTATTGCACCAAAGAAGTGATAATTTCCATATGGGTCTCAGCGAACACTACCACCCCATCACAAGCCCTTTGTAATAAAAAGCTAGTTTCCTGAGTGAACAAGCCATCCCCTCCCCTGACCACCACCTACACATTTGTCAGAAGTCACACTATTGCCCCAGTGTCATGGGACACCTACAGTCTGGCAACCAGGCTCCTGGTTAGGCAAGAGGGTGGCGTGACCCTGATAGTCTCGGTATGCAACTTGTGGGCCAACCAGGAGATTCGCCAACTCAAATAGTAAGACTGAGAAGGAACTGCTTTCCCATCTCATCCACCATCCATCTGTGGCCAAAGGAAGCTACTCCTGTCTCTCAAATGTCTGGTTCACAGGTTCCCTTGTATCCTAACTGGGGCTTCTCTGGCCTCGGTCATTCCATTTTCATTCCTAACCAATGCAGTTTTGGTAACTCATTTTGGAGCTTTGTTTTTCTGCTGTATGGTCTCATCCCCACCCACCACATCAACTGGATCTCTTCCTTAGTCTAAGAGTTCAGGGAACAGCGGCAGCAGCAGACCCAGGCAGCGGAGGAAGTAAATGTTTGCTGGAAAGGAATCCAAGTCCCAGTGTCCTTTGTGAGCTGTGCACACTTCAGCTCCTCCCTCCCATAGACATCGTTCACCTTATTCTGCAGAAAAATTGAACTCTAACTCCACATCCCCATAGTTACCTGTTTAAACAACTGGAGAGGTAACCGTCTCTTGTATGCAGTTTCTattactttgtgtgtgtgcgtgtgtgcatgtgcatggtactggggactgaacctaggggtgctctaccactgagctagtcttttaaaattttgaggcagggtctcactaagttgccgaggctggcttcgaacttgcaatccccctgcttcagcctcccaagtggctgggattacaaccatatgccactgtgcccaggggCCATGCTAATTATTAATGACCAGAGTATGGCCGGCAGACAGCTTCTGTAGACCCAGAGGATTGAATTAGTGACACAAATCCTTAATTCTGGGCAGACCAGGACAGCAAGCCAGGTGACATCCATCATGCAGTTTAAGTTTCCCAAGTCTGGTTCCATAGGAAGGCACTACCATTTCACGGGGTTGCAATGCCACTCAGTATCCCTTGAAGTGCAAGGACAGACTGACTCCTTGGCAGAGCTCTAACATAACACCCTTCCAGATTAGGGCTTCAAGGCTCACTGGGAAAACTAGTCCCACAAGAGCTGTGTTCCTAGAGCACACCCCACCACTCTAATCTCAGGTTGCAAGCCACAGCTTTGACCCATACCCAGTGTCTTGAGGAATTATAAGTCCACTCAAGTGACCTGCCTGTGCTGCCATCTTCATGAGAAAGAACTCTATTCCCTGAGGTCTGTGGTCCCATGACTCGTGACAGCAAAGCATGCATGTCCTAAATGGGTCCACTTAATGAGGGTCAAAAGTTTCCAGAGCTTTTTTCTCATATCTTAAAGTACGGCCAGGTATACCAAACATCTCTGAAACACGCTACAGCTCTCTGAGCTTCCACACACGCTGCTGCCTGGCAGTTCAAAGGAAATTACCATTCTGCACTCTGTGCATCTCAGACCCCATTTCAGCACACAGCCAGCCAAAGGCACACTTGGAGGAACTCAGAGCTGACTCAAGTGTTTGGAGAGGTCAATGGACTTGACGATGGAACTCAGTAGGGCTGAGGGCTTTATTTTCACCGGCACCAGTAAATGGCTGCATCTGTCAAGCCTCAGAACACGTGCACTGTGTCCTTAGAAATGCCAAGTGGGCATGAAGAAAATGACTACAATTTCtaattgtatatttttgtataatataatttaataaacaatttttttacatGTTACTGCTTATGTCTGAAtcttttgtgtctgtgtttttgtCCCTCGGAGTCATTGGTCTTCTTTTTGTTCCTGTTCCTATTTTTCACGTTGTGTGTTTCATAGTAGCGCACACCAACTTTTCTGGATTGCTGCTGCCGTGCTGCTCGCCTtcgctgcaaaaaaaaaaagaaaaacccaatcAAGCGCTGAAAGTCATAAAACAGGAGCCTGTCTCTTACCACTCCACCTCCCTTGCAACTAGTGAAACAGGGCTAAAGAGAGGTCCCCCACACAGACCTGTTGACCCCTTCCTGATTCACATTTGGTCCAGCCCCCAACCCCACCTCTGATGTCTGAATCCTTTGTGGCATTCCTGAAAATCTGTTCTCCCTGGTGGGCTTGCTCCAGCTCCACAGAGCACGGTC
This region of Ictidomys tridecemlineatus isolate mIctTri1 chromosome 11, mIctTri1.hap1, whole genome shotgun sequence genomic DNA includes:
- the Dnali1 gene encoding axonemal dynein light intermediate polypeptide 1, with product MIPPADSLLKYDTPVLVSRNTEKRSPKARPLKVSPQQPGPSGPVPQPPKAKLPSTSCIPDPTKQAEEILNAILPPREWVEDTQLWIQQVSSTPSTRMDVVHLQEQLDLKLQQRQARETGICPVRRELYSQCFDELIREVTINCAERGLLLLRVRDEIRMTIAAYQTLYESSVAFGMRKALQAEQGKSDMEKKIAELETEKRDLERQVNEQKAKCEATEKRETERRQVEEKKHNEEIQFLKRTNQQLKAQLEGIIAPKK